The Apis cerana isolate GH-2021 linkage group LG10, AcerK_1.0, whole genome shotgun sequence DNA window AGTTtggaatatgtaattttttccatGATGTAGGAATCAACAGTTGTtatcaaattgatatattttaatgatcgttttatttcattaagctataaatatgttacagataattctgtaatttaattgaaaacttttaatgaattatagattatttatattattagtctAAGGCTAAGTGcaaactataattaaaaaagttattttgtaTACGATTGATAGTcttagaattttgaaattgtagaAGAATGCTCAAAAATCTATTGTtgttgaaaaatgtttctgttgaaaactaaaagaaatgaaaataattgataaaaatatgattattcgtCCGAAGAATATCTTTAcatgattttcaatttagcatttcttctatattttaaattttattaatttggtaGTAAATacagtttttcttcttcatatcACATATTATTACAGCTTCTTAAAtagtacaaatttatattatatatatatttttatattacttaccGAAGATTCGAGATACATACATATTCTtcgtatatttatgaaaagaaaaaaaaacgaaaaattatttactattcaAAAGTATGAagtgcaaataatttataaaaaaagactgtatgattaattcataattagtttaatattcatataatactgccagtaatttaaataaaataaagtttaacattgtctatgaaaattaaattgatttttcttttatatgagATAATATACGAGGTAaatcaataatcatttatttacacttcaacataagaaaaaaaataaatttattatagaaaataagagTACTGCAATGTTCATCACATAtttgtcaaattattttatatttattacaaattcatttaaatatattattttatctaatcatttttttatttatttacctttAAACAaagttcatattttaaataaatattattaaactttaaacttaaaatagttttaaaaaaaggattatttTTCCAGGTAATAAaaaggattatttaaaatacaaatcaccacgtagataaaattattttattgaaagatatataattgctaaaattaaaatttcaaaataatagatCTCTATTTGAAACCCAAATAGCCTAATTTATTgctcatttttattatcgtcaGTATTAAtctctcttttaataattcatactactaataaaaattccacatGTTAATTCTTAACAATGTGTAATCATCTATCTAAGTTCATGTTACGTAAATTAATCTGTTCaagtaaaaaacaattattttatttgaatagatTCTCGTCTATagtcttattaatattattcaacaacgattcattaatttaaaaaagagattatattatatcatatgataaatttaaaattaaaacatctgtcagatagataatagatacaaattatcattctctatatatattttgtacacgAGAAATATGGGTTTATGAATTGAAGGTATCATACTGATATGAGTCGTTTTACACTTACTCTTGCATCTACGATGAGAATTGTTACTCAATAACAATGTGTAATAAAACAAGgatactaaataaaaaaaaaaaattaattcattttctttttcaaatgcCCTCACGAGTGAACTATATAGTCAACGATAAGTTCTATCCGAGGTACTACGagtatgttttaaatatatccaaGAAATTGCTTAAGGTACTTGTAAAGTCTTTATTCGTCAGCTCttccatttcctttttttatttgacgtTCCCatcttctttttgtttatttatttattttaattctttttcctcttcaccAATGACTTTCGATTTTAACTTTTCACCTTTCCTCGAAACGAAGCGATTTGATGTATGATCGTATGATTTACTTTCAAAGCGTCTCTCCTGGCTCTTCGGGTATGTCTTTCAATTCAATCTCCTCATCGAAAATCTTTACATCTTTTACGAAATACCACACACCCACATCGAATAACGTGCCGATCGTTACGAAtgctggaaaaaaaaataccataataagattaatctaaggaaaattattattgattttaaatgatttattattattttacacgtgtaaaaataagtgaaaatttcataaataaattcataaataaatagataactTACTGGCTGCAGTAAAGTTTAGTAGATACCTCAACGTTTCTCCATTATAGAGCCAACAATTTCCTGTACCTGAACATGTTTTCCCCCAAACAATACAGgtcttatctataaaaataatatttataaatatttaaagaaatttcacacaaaaaaaaaataataagaatcaatTCAATTCGCCTAACCTAAAATGTATCCGAATAAAATAGGGGAAGGTATGAATGCAAATAAACTCATAATAGTTAATCCAAAGCCCATAGCCACTGTTTTATCCTTTTCATCCACGCATCTGACAGAAACTAAAAAGTTCGATGCTCTTCCGGTGGCGCCGCTAAATTTAAGCAAGCAAACCACAgccagaaatatataaaatttgtgcaTACAATCCACGGGACACGCTCCTGGAATCGCAGTTCCAAAACCTGTTGATCCATCGGGTGCTGGTGTCTCGAATGGAACATCAGTTGTCTGCGGATTCCATGTGTtgtttggaaataaaaatggcAAACGTGCGAACTTCGGTTTGATGCAACTGCATTCCGTATACAATTTACTACTGTTGGTTAAtatctagaaataattaaatgaaaatataacaattatatttttgttaaaattattaaaattgtttaaaaatcttttaacattgtttttaccagtttttatcatttgattgaaaatgaatattgatcGAGTATCgatcaatattatatcgatagtCAACTGATATTCATGTTCAATCGATGTTCAATTGACAAGTCATTTTCAATCGAATCGTATCATTTTCtgagaaatataacaaaatcgaaaataacataatatataaatacatacagcAAAAgctgattttttgaaaaaattttttttcacttcactcatttcataaaaatcttaaaacttatcaaaaatgattaaaacttTCGAACCTTTACATTACGACATCCAGCGTGACAAGCTGAGATGAAAGTCTGTCCATGCTCGGAACAAACAGGATTGTAAGTAACGTAGTCACACATGCAATGCTCGTTGCAAGGGAGTTGAGTCTTCAAGGTGCCATCCGGTTGAACCATAATCTGCTTGTCGTTGGCCGAACAACCCAAAAAAGCGTAAGAGATCATTCCTACGACCGATATAGCGCCCACCATCACGTTCCATGCGGCCAGATACCTAGCCTTAGGTTTGTATTTGGAGATAATCAAACCAGAAAGAAGAATTCCAAATGCACTGAAGACTAAACCAACTGTTCCAGTGATCAATGATGAGACAGAAGCGGATTGTTTGTACTGAGTTTCGATGTATTTCGGCATGAAAATCCAATATGGCATGTATCCCATAAAATAGAAAACGGTTGCCAAATTATTGCACATCAGAGTAATGTTTGttaataatcgtttaaatGTCCTCAGCATATCCGAGAGAGAAGCTGGTAATTCTGATTCCTCTTCTTTGATGCTCGTTGCAGTTTTGTTTCGTTCCAATGCTAAAGCTCTACGAGCTGCGGCTCTTGGTAATGTTTTAGGGAAAAGCGCGATTACGCTTGCGAAGATGAAGAGAAGAATTGCCAGAATAATCCAACCGAGCCACCAAGCACCTAACCATCTTtttgtttggaaaaaaatgttgaaattaaaattatctttaccTTTTTTCGACTCTTGTGTATATGATTAATTCGTTCCATGTTGCACCGAAATTTTGTTACGCAGAGATGTGCGAGAAACTGAAAATATCGGGAACCCGATGTTCGGGTTGAATCGATTCAGATCGGGTCAGATCGGCTAGGATCGGGTCGGCTCGAGTCAGATCGGCTCAAGTCGGGTTCCGAAAGTATCTCACAGTTGGAGAATTTCGGGATTCCTGAAAACttgagaatttttgaaaatgtcaagattcttcagaatattgaGGAGTTGAGTAACATTTTGAAACTATACTTGtccaaaaaattaaagtcAGTCCCGAATTCTTGGGAATCTCAAATATACATCTGTGTACAAGATATTTTCGGAAAACGAAACGAGGATATTTTCCAACTCGATCCAACATTTTCGGCTTCTCACATGTCTCTAATATTAAGCGAAATCTAGAACTAatacaatttagaaaaatgtgAAAGAAAACAGTGATAGAAACATTCATACCATATGTTATCAAgtgttatatgaaatattcgatcgaaatcgttTTTCTAATATGTGTTATGTT harbors:
- the LOC108001469 gene encoding solute carrier organic anion transporter family member 74D — its product is MKNNTSNHEKNGPESLKLLRVPSTPPTTPTTPTTPRGLEDVFKDLPITDETSCGIWCIRNPTLQRFANKKAYVFLYGVLGCIFSASYAYFNGTITTIEKRFKIPSKTTGLISVGNDISQLFVSVVLSYYAGRGHRPRWIAFGIYTVVVFCCLTMLPHFLYGPGEDALLLTKEYGAKPENSSHIPDKYRKFLCLGKESREDECEDADGNFAPQALLFVAQLVSGVGGSLYYTLGVSYMDDNIQKSKTPALISFSYFLRMLGPAIGYGLASFALKFYISPSLTPTITTQDPRWLGAWWLGWIILAILLFIFASVIALFPKTLPRAAARRALALERNKTATSIKEEESELPASLSDMLRTFKRLLTNITLMCNNLATVFYFMGYMPYWIFMPKYIETQYKQSASVSSLITGTVGLVFSAFGILLSGLIISKYKPKARYLAAWNVMVGAISVVGMISYAFLGCSANDKQIMVQPDGTLKTQLPCNEHCMCDYVTYNPVCSEHGQTFISACHAGCRNVKILTNSSKLYTECSCIKPKFARLPFLFPNNTWNPQTTDVPFETPAPDGSTGFGTAIPGACPVDCMHKFYIFLAVVCLLKFSGATGRASNFLVSVRCVDEKDKTVAMGFGLTIMSLFAFIPSPILFGYILDKTCIVWGKTCSGTGNCWLYNGETLRYLLNFTAATFVTIGTLFDVGVWYFVKDVKIFDEEIELKDIPEEPGETL